The Peribacillus sp. FSL E2-0218 genome contains a region encoding:
- a CDS encoding YxiJ family protein yields MLNIDKNHIYQELEAIKQSLYNPFPYRDTDKIQNDFINEFSKDDSLTADLNTYWMNIAGSLSYVLKGRANRMPQEQKEWLHLSFFEVYQQYSFFEKSISDYPEFYREYINYEKTRKLLLTYQL; encoded by the coding sequence GTGTTAAACATAGATAAAAACCATATTTATCAAGAGCTCGAGGCAATAAAACAAAGTTTATATAATCCCTTTCCTTACCGTGATACTGATAAGATACAAAATGATTTTATAAATGAATTTTCCAAGGACGATAGCTTAACTGCTGATTTGAATACCTATTGGATGAACATCGCAGGAAGTCTCAGTTATGTTCTAAAAGGAAGGGCAAACAGAATGCCTCAAGAACAAAAAGAGTGGCTTCATTTATCATTCTTTGAGGTCTATCAACAATATAGCTTTTTTGAAAAAAGCATAAGTGATTATCCCGAGTTTTATAGAGAGTATATCAATTATGAAAAAACACGAAAGCTGTTATTAACTTATCAGTTGTGA